AGAGAATGGCAATAGAGTCGGAATTGCGCCAGGGTTTATCCCGCCAGGAATTCCAAATTTTATATCAGCCCATTGTCAGTTTGGAGTCGGGGCAAATTGTCGGGGCGGAAGCGTTGATGCGTTGGCATAATCGACTGCTGGGTACAGTGCCGCCGGATCAGTTTATTCCCATTGCAGAGGAGGTGGGTTTGATTGTGGAGTTGGGGGAATGGTTACTAGATAATGTCTGTTGCCAGGCAGCCCATTGGCATAGCGCCTTGGGGGAGCAAACTTTTTGGGTGTCGGTGAATGTTTCCCCCCGGCAGTTAAAAGATAGTTATTTTGTTGCTATTTTGCAGGGATTCTTACAACGGTATCAGGTGCGACCGGAATGGTTAGAGCTGGAAATTACAGAAAATTTAATCCTGGAAGAAAATGGCGACCTACTGAAAAATTTAAGTGATTTAGAAGAAGAAAATATTGCCCTTTCCCTGGATGATTTTGGTACTGGTTACAGTTCGTTAAACTATCTGCGTAAATTTAACTTTAATTCCCTCAAAATTGATCGCTCCTTTGTAGAATTGTTGCCCCATGATAATAATACTGTGGGGTTGGTGCGGGCCATTATTGCCATGGCCCACCATCTAGAGCTAAAAGTGATTGCTGAGGGCATTGAAACCCCAGAACAGTGGAATTTTCTTCGTCTCCAAGGCTGTGATTATGGCCAAGGTTATCTATTCAGTCCGGCGATCGCCGTGGAGGAATGGGAAAGCCTGGGGCAGAAGCCACCGTTCTTCCCCTGATTCCGGTAGGATGGGATTAGCCAAAATCCAGGTTAGTTTTCTGGGTTATTCGGCCTAGTTGGATTAGCTTGAAGGGAAGGGATGCAATGGGGCAACCAGGTCTAACAATGGGGTTTAAGACTGTGTTTAAAAAGCCCCTCGTGATGGGGGGAATTGGCCTGTCAGTCCTACTGGGGCTTTGGTCCACCACCCACAGTGCCGAACAACCATGGGACCAATGGGGTTTATGGGCTTTATCCGGTCTGGGATTGGTTATCTGGCGGTGGCGGCGGCGTCATCATGCTCCTCCTGAGCAGAAACAGATGTTAACTCCAGAGGTTCTGCAAAAGGTGATCGCCCAGGGGGAAAAGTTATTGGCCCGCCGTCAGGCCCAGGCACCGGATTTGGTTCTGGAAGATTTGGCCCAGGAACTGCAAGCATTACAAAAACCAGCCCCCCCACCCCAAGCATTAAACGGTATTGTCCTAGGGGAAAAACGCAGTGGCAAAACCAGCTTATTGGACCTATTGCCGTCCCGGTTGACCCCAGGGGAAGGAGAAAAACCATTAATTTTGAATTGGCAAGTGGTGGCAGCGGAAACTCCCCCGGAAACCATGGCCCAGTCAATGACGGAAGCCCATTGGGTCCTAGTCCTAGCCACCGGAGATTTGACCAGCTCCCAGTGGCAGGTGTTGGAGTTTTTGCAAACCCACCATCACCATTGGCAATTGTTATTTAATAAGCAGGATATTTACCCGATCGGCGATCGCCAAATCCTCTGGGATCAATTGCAGCATCAGGTGAATCAATTGGGTAACGCCAACCCGGTTATTCCCATTAGCGCCGCCCCCCAACCGA
The genomic region above belongs to Synechocystis sp. PCC 6803 substr. PCC-P and contains:
- a CDS encoding DUF697 domain-containing protein, with protein sequence MFKKPLVMGGIGLSVLLGLWSTTHSAEQPWDQWGLWALSGLGLVIWRWRRRHHAPPEQKQMLTPEVLQKVIAQGEKLLARRQAQAPDLVLEDLAQELQALQKPAPPPQALNGIVLGEKRSGKTSLLDLLPSRLTPGEGEKPLILNWQVVAAETPPETMAQSMTEAHWVLVLATGDLTSSQWQVLEFLQTHHHHWQLLFNKQDIYPIGDRQILWDQLQHQVNQLGNANPVIPISAAPQPIQIRRYLADGEWEIDQETPPPDLGNLLSQLQQQATEQWESLVLGQQWRRCQAINQQVEQRWRENRRTLAIPLVEQAQWLAAGTALFNPVANLDLLTAIAINGQLVWDLGELYHQKISLAQAQTVAKEMGTILIKLGMVELSTQALGALLKSQPLTYLAGGALQGLSAAYLTRIAGLSLITFLESQDPDLSEPQWDWQKLTAVVKQTFEQNQRRAVLQGFFQRARQQLSPASPTIA